The following coding sequences lie in one Oceanicola sp. 502str15 genomic window:
- a CDS encoding amino acid ABC transporter permease yields the protein MATVTEPPKADFRLSMLIYDTRYRSMTIQVVALIGFLLLIGFLVSNTAQNLATSGKTVSFGFLGEPAGYDINQTLLEYSNQDSHLRAAFIGLLNTLLVAVLGCITATVIGVIVGVLRLSPNWLIGRLMTIYVEMFRNVPVLLWIVFAMAILIETLPAPSAFRGDDPEATMKVFDTVAITNRGVYLPEPLFSRTLGDIHFFGTSSMNFSVSIDLLLIVAVLIAGIVGAGIIKRRADVTQEATGVRPTTWYLRIGVIVVPLIVVLVALGFHLGYPELKGFNFQGGTYLRNSLIALWLALSLYTAAFIAENVRAGILAISSGQTEAAGALGLRPKRIMSLVVLPQALRVIIPPLISQYLNLTKNSSLAIAVGYMDLTGTLMGITLNQTGKELETLLLGMLIYLIISLAISSLMNWYNNRVKLVER from the coding sequence ATGGCAACTGTCACGGAGCCGCCGAAGGCCGACTTCAGGCTTTCCATGCTCATATACGACACCCGCTACCGGTCGATGACGATTCAGGTGGTGGCTCTGATCGGATTTCTTCTTCTCATCGGGTTCCTTGTCAGCAACACGGCGCAGAACCTTGCGACCAGCGGCAAGACGGTGAGCTTCGGCTTTCTTGGCGAGCCCGCGGGCTACGACATCAACCAGACACTGCTGGAGTACTCCAACCAGGATTCGCACCTGCGCGCCGCCTTCATCGGCCTGCTGAACACCCTGCTTGTCGCAGTGCTCGGCTGTATCACCGCCACGGTGATCGGGGTGATCGTCGGTGTGCTGCGGCTTTCGCCCAACTGGCTCATCGGCCGCCTGATGACGATCTACGTCGAGATGTTCCGCAACGTGCCGGTGCTGCTCTGGATCGTCTTCGCCATGGCAATCCTGATCGAGACCCTCCCCGCGCCAAGCGCCTTCCGGGGCGATGACCCGGAAGCGACGATGAAGGTCTTCGACACCGTCGCCATCACCAACCGGGGCGTCTACCTGCCCGAGCCGCTGTTTTCGCGCACGCTGGGCGACATCCACTTCTTCGGCACCAGCTCGATGAACTTCTCGGTGAGCATCGACCTGCTCCTGATCGTCGCGGTGCTGATCGCGGGCATCGTCGGGGCGGGCATCATCAAGCGCCGCGCCGATGTGACCCAGGAGGCAACCGGGGTCCGGCCGACCACGTGGTATCTGCGGATCGGCGTTATCGTGGTGCCGCTGATCGTGGTGCTCGTGGCGCTGGGCTTCCACCTTGGCTACCCCGAGCTGAAGGGCTTCAACTTCCAGGGCGGCACCTACCTGCGGAACTCGCTCATCGCCCTCTGGCTGGCGCTTTCGCTCTACACGGCGGCCTTCATCGCCGAGAACGTGCGCGCAGGCATCCTCGCCATCTCCTCCGGCCAGACCGAGGCCGCCGGGGCGCTCGGGCTGCGGCCCAAGCGGATCATGAGCCTCGTGGTCCTGCCCCAGGCGCTGCGGGTCATCATCCCGCCGCTGATCTCGCAGTACCTCAACCTGACCAAGAACAGCTCTCTGGCCATCGCCGTGGGCTACATGGACCTGACCGGCACGTTGATGGGCATCACCCTCAACCAGACCGGCAAGGAGCTGGAAACGCTCCTGCTGGGCATGCTGATCTACCTAATCATCTCGCTTGCGATTTCCAGCCTGATGAACTGGTACAACAACCGCGTCAAACTGGTGGAGAGGTAA
- a CDS encoding amino acid ABC transporter substrate-binding protein, with protein sequence MKTSLFLGALTVAGLAATAGAAATLDDVKARGKLNCGVATGVPGFAAPNASGEWEGFDVAVCRAVAAAVLGDATAVEFVPTTGKTRFTALASGEIDMLARNTTWTFSRDVDLKFTFVGVNYYDGQGFMVPKALGVSSAKELDGATVCIQTGTTTELNLADFFRVNNISYEPVPIETNAEAQQQYLAGACDVYTTDASGLAATRSTFENAADHVILPEIISKEPLGPLVRHGDDEWGDIVRWSLNAMVAAEEYGVTSANVGEMSMEAGDNPEVNRLLGTEGNLGEMLGLEAGWAKAIIESVGNYGEVFESNIGAATPIGLSRGLNAQWTDGGLLYSPPFR encoded by the coding sequence ATGAAAACATCCCTATTTCTCGGCGCACTGACCGTCGCTGGCCTTGCCGCCACCGCCGGTGCTGCGGCGACGCTTGACGACGTGAAAGCGCGCGGCAAGCTGAACTGCGGCGTCGCAACCGGCGTGCCCGGCTTTGCTGCGCCCAACGCTTCGGGCGAGTGGGAAGGTTTCGACGTGGCCGTGTGCCGTGCCGTTGCTGCTGCCGTTCTCGGTGACGCAACTGCCGTCGAATTCGTCCCCACCACCGGCAAGACCCGCTTCACCGCTCTCGCCTCCGGCGAGATCGACATGCTGGCCCGGAACACCACCTGGACCTTCTCGCGCGACGTGGACCTCAAGTTCACCTTCGTCGGCGTGAACTACTACGACGGCCAAGGCTTCATGGTGCCCAAGGCGCTGGGCGTGAGCTCGGCCAAGGAGCTTGATGGCGCCACCGTCTGCATCCAGACCGGCACCACCACCGAGCTGAACCTCGCGGACTTCTTCCGCGTGAACAACATCAGCTACGAGCCGGTGCCGATCGAAACCAACGCCGAAGCCCAGCAGCAGTACCTCGCTGGCGCCTGCGACGTGTACACCACCGACGCCTCCGGCCTCGCCGCCACGCGCTCCACCTTCGAGAACGCCGCAGATCACGTGATCCTGCCGGAAATCATCTCGAAAGAGCCGCTCGGCCCGCTGGTGCGCCACGGTGACGACGAGTGGGGCGATATCGTCCGCTGGTCGCTCAACGCGATGGTTGCCGCCGAAGAGTACGGCGTGACCTCGGCCAACGTCGGCGAGATGTCGATGGAAGCCGGTGACAACCCCGAAGTGAACCGTCTGCTCGGCACCGAGGGCAACCTCGGCGAGATGCTCGGCCTCGAGGCCGGCTGGGCCAAAGCGATCATCGAAAGCGTCGGCAACTACGGCGAAGTCTTCGAAAGCAACATCGGCGCAGCCACGCCGATCGGCCTGAGCCGCGGGCTCAACGCCCAGTGGACCGACGGCGGCCTGCTCTACTCGCCGCCCTTCCGCTAA
- a CDS encoding ATP12 family chaperone protein, giving the protein MAEWAAKRFWKAAEAVPEGEGFAVHLDGRPVKTPAKAALTLPSEALARAVADEWAAQGEKIDPSTMPFTRSANSALDRVAPQHAEVAEIVAAYGESDLICYRADSPRALSRLQAEAWDPLIDWARDVLEAPLIVTTGVMHVPQPATTVESLRALVHRLDPFALTALHDLTSLSGSLVMGLAALDGHASPETLWTLSRVDEDWQISQWGEDEEASELAARKRADFLHAAALYRLSRATR; this is encoded by the coding sequence ATGGCCGAATGGGCAGCAAAGCGATTCTGGAAGGCGGCAGAGGCCGTGCCCGAGGGCGAGGGTTTTGCCGTGCATCTCGACGGCCGCCCGGTGAAGACCCCGGCCAAGGCGGCGCTCACCCTGCCCAGCGAGGCGCTGGCCCGGGCGGTGGCCGATGAATGGGCCGCGCAGGGCGAAAAGATCGACCCCTCGACCATGCCCTTCACCCGCTCGGCCAATTCCGCGCTCGACCGGGTTGCCCCGCAGCATGCCGAGGTCGCCGAGATCGTGGCCGCCTATGGCGAGAGTGACCTGATCTGCTACCGCGCCGACAGCCCCCGCGCCCTCTCCCGGCTTCAGGCCGAGGCCTGGGACCCGCTGATCGACTGGGCCCGCGACGTGCTCGAGGCGCCGCTCATCGTGACCACCGGGGTCATGCACGTGCCCCAGCCCGCCACCACGGTCGAGTCGCTGCGGGCGCTGGTGCACCGGCTGGACCCCTTTGCCCTGACCGCGCTGCACGACCTCACCTCCCTCTCCGGCTCGCTCGTCATGGGGCTGGCCGCGCTCGACGGCCACGCATCGCCCGAAACGCTCTGGACCCTGAGCCGGGTGGACGAGGACTGGCAGATCTCGCAGTGGGGCGAAGACGAAGAGGCCAGCGAACTGGCCGCCCGCAAACGCGCCGACTTCCTCCATGCGGCGGCGCTTTATCGGCTCTCCCGGGCGACTCGCTGA
- a CDS encoding HAD-IA family hydrolase — translation MTDLRCIIFDVDGTLIDSQNDIAAAMTAGFAAVGRAAPARAEVLSIVGLSLDIGIARLCPDAAGSELDQMVAAYKDSFVEIRKTSDGATFYPGMRELLDTLSQTPENLLCVATGKSRRGLDALFKSAGLAGLFTSEQVSDHHPSKPHPAMLEAVLRDTGCEAGQAVMIGDTSFDIEMACNAGLTGIGVSWGYHPVEALHAAGAAEVVTSAAALPDAIFRATGG, via the coding sequence TTGACCGACCTGCGCTGCATCATCTTCGATGTCGACGGCACGCTGATCGACAGCCAGAATGATATCGCCGCCGCCATGACCGCAGGCTTCGCCGCCGTGGGCCGCGCCGCGCCGGCGCGCGCCGAGGTGCTCTCGATCGTCGGCCTCTCGCTCGACATCGGCATCGCCCGCCTGTGCCCCGATGCGGCCGGGTCCGAGCTTGACCAGATGGTGGCCGCCTACAAGGACAGCTTCGTCGAGATCCGCAAGACCTCCGACGGCGCCACCTTCTACCCCGGCATGCGCGAGCTGCTCGACACCCTGTCGCAAACGCCCGAGAACCTGCTCTGCGTGGCCACCGGCAAGTCGCGGCGCGGGCTCGATGCGCTGTTCAAGTCCGCCGGGCTCGCGGGGCTCTTCACCTCCGAGCAGGTCTCCGACCACCACCCCTCCAAGCCGCACCCGGCGATGCTGGAGGCGGTGCTGCGCGACACCGGCTGCGAGGCCGGGCAGGCGGTGATGATCGGCGACACCAGCTTTGACATCGAAATGGCCTGCAACGCCGGCCTCACCGGCATCGGCGTGAGTTGGGGCTATCACCCGGTGGAGGCACTGCACGCGGCAGGGGCGGCCGAGGTGGTGACCTCGGCAGCCGCGCTGCCCGATGCGATCTTCCGGGCAACAGGAGGCTGA
- a CDS encoding RluA family pseudouridine synthase, producing MSRVQSLPVGPDDAGQRLDRWFRRIFPHVPQGRIEKMCRKGEIRVDGGRVKASTRLEEGQEVRIPPLPEGAAPTPAKVTRIVDADAQMIRDAVIWKDDHIIALNKPPGLPTQGGSGQTKHVDGLAEALQFDAEDKPRLVHRLDKDTSGVLLLARSRRIAADLTAAIRHKETRKIYWAVVAGVPHPYNGEIKYGLVKAPGGRGAGEKMLCVHPREVEATEGAKRAHTLYSALYRVAGRATWVALEPITGRTHQLRAHMAEIGHPVAGDGKYGGSAQENMGDGWGAKLGGIISGKLHLHARSMTFLHPVTRKPVTVTAPLPEHMKDTFNTFGWTEDLAEDDPFEDYH from the coding sequence ATGAGCCGGGTGCAGAGCCTTCCCGTGGGCCCCGATGACGCCGGCCAGCGGCTCGACCGCTGGTTCCGCCGGATCTTTCCGCACGTGCCGCAGGGCCGCATCGAGAAGATGTGCCGCAAGGGCGAGATCCGGGTGGACGGGGGGCGGGTGAAGGCCTCGACCCGTCTGGAGGAAGGGCAGGAGGTGCGCATTCCGCCGCTGCCCGAGGGCGCCGCGCCGACGCCCGCCAAGGTCACGCGCATCGTCGATGCCGACGCGCAGATGATCCGCGACGCGGTGATCTGGAAGGACGATCACATCATCGCCCTCAACAAGCCTCCCGGACTGCCCACACAGGGCGGCTCCGGGCAGACCAAGCATGTCGACGGGCTGGCCGAGGCGCTGCAATTCGATGCCGAGGACAAGCCCCGCCTCGTCCACCGGCTCGACAAGGACACCTCCGGCGTTCTGCTGCTGGCCCGCTCCCGCCGCATCGCCGCCGACCTCACCGCCGCGATCCGCCACAAGGAAACCCGCAAGATCTACTGGGCCGTCGTCGCCGGGGTGCCCCACCCCTACAACGGCGAAATCAAATACGGTCTGGTGAAGGCCCCGGGCGGCCGTGGCGCGGGCGAAAAGATGCTCTGCGTGCATCCCCGCGAGGTGGAGGCCACCGAGGGTGCCAAGCGCGCTCACACGCTCTATTCCGCACTCTACCGCGTGGCGGGGCGCGCCACCTGGGTCGCGCTGGAGCCGATCACGGGGCGCACCCACCAGCTGCGCGCCCATATGGCCGAGATCGGTCATCCGGTTGCGGGCGACGGCAAATATGGCGGCTCCGCGCAGGAGAACATGGGCGATGGCTGGGGTGCCAAACTGGGCGGCATCATCTCGGGCAAGCTGCACCTGCACGCCCGCTCGATGACCTTCCTGCACCCGGTCACCCGCAAGCCGGTCACCGTGACCGCGCCCCTGCCGGAGCACATGAAAGACACCTTCAACACCTTCGGTTGGACGGAAGACCTCGCCGAAGATGACCCCTTCGAGGACTATCATTGA
- the crcB gene encoding fluoride efflux transporter CrcB translates to MISTLAQVALGGALGASARYLTGVAAIRLMGPGFPWGTLTVNVVGSLLMGLFAALVGLRGGHAFSPLVMTGLLGGFTTFSAFSLDAVTLFERGQVGTAALYVVVSVTFSILALFVGLALGRGVFA, encoded by the coding sequence ATGATTTCAACACTTGCACAGGTCGCCCTCGGCGGCGCGCTCGGCGCTTCGGCCCGCTACCTCACCGGGGTTGCGGCCATCCGACTGATGGGCCCCGGCTTTCCCTGGGGCACGCTCACGGTCAATGTGGTCGGCTCGCTCCTCATGGGGCTTTTCGCCGCCCTCGTCGGGCTCCGGGGCGGCCATGCCTTCTCGCCGCTGGTGATGACCGGGCTGCTCGGCGGCTTCACCACCTTCTCGGCCTTCTCGCTCGATGCGGTCACGCTGTTCGAGCGCGGACAGGTCGGCACGGCGGCGCTTTACGTGGTGGTCTCCGTCACCTTCTCGATCCTCGCCCTCTTCGTCGGGCTGGCCCTTGGCCGGGGAGTGTTCGCATGA
- a CDS encoding replication-associated recombination protein A, whose product MADLFDTSAETSAAAAASAPRPLADRLRPARLDEVIGQEHLLAPDAPLGAMLASGSLSSLILWGPPGVGKTTIARLLAHETDLAFVQISAIFTGVPELRRVFEAAKHRRSNGQGTLLFVDEIHRFNKAQQDGFLPHMEDGTIVLVGATTENPSFELNAAILSRAQVLVLKRLDGKALEKLLLRAEKEVGHALPLTGEARESLLGMADGDGRALLNLVEQVAGWKADTKLDPKALAARLQRRAAQYDKSGDGHYNLISALHKSVRGSDPDAALYWFARMLEGGEDPRFLARRITRMAVEDIGLADPSAQTHCLHAWEVYERLGSPEGELALAQALTYIALAPKSNAVYVAYKAARASAKQTGSEPPPKHILNAPTKLMSEQGYGDGYQYDHDAEDGFSGQNYFPDTMKRPVWYQPVERGFERELKKRVDWFASLRAKRNKG is encoded by the coding sequence ATGGCCGATCTCTTCGATACCTCAGCCGAAACCTCCGCCGCCGCCGCCGCGAGCGCCCCGCGCCCGCTGGCCGACCGCCTGCGCCCGGCGCGGCTCGACGAGGTGATCGGGCAGGAGCACCTGCTCGCGCCTGACGCGCCGCTCGGCGCCATGCTCGCCTCCGGCAGCCTGTCGTCGCTCATTCTCTGGGGCCCGCCCGGCGTGGGCAAAACCACCATCGCCCGCCTGCTGGCCCATGAGACCGATCTCGCCTTCGTCCAGATCTCCGCCATCTTCACCGGCGTCCCCGAGCTGCGAAGGGTCTTCGAGGCCGCCAAGCATCGGCGCTCCAACGGGCAGGGCACGCTGCTCTTCGTCGACGAGATCCACCGCTTCAACAAGGCCCAGCAGGACGGCTTCCTGCCCCACATGGAAGACGGCACCATCGTGCTGGTCGGCGCCACCACCGAAAACCCCAGCTTCGAGCTGAACGCCGCTATCCTCTCCCGCGCGCAGGTGCTGGTGCTGAAGCGGCTCGACGGCAAGGCGCTCGAAAAGCTCCTGCTGCGCGCCGAAAAGGAGGTGGGCCACGCCCTGCCGCTGACCGGCGAGGCGCGCGAGAGCCTGCTCGGCATGGCCGATGGCGACGGGCGGGCGCTGCTCAACCTCGTGGAGCAGGTGGCAGGCTGGAAGGCCGACACCAAGCTCGACCCCAAGGCGCTCGCCGCCCGCCTGCAGCGCCGCGCCGCGCAATACGACAAGTCGGGCGACGGCCATTACAACCTCATCTCCGCCCTCCACAAATCGGTGCGCGGCTCCGACCCCGACGCCGCGCTCTACTGGTTCGCCCGAATGCTGGAAGGCGGCGAAGACCCGCGCTTTCTGGCCCGCCGCATCACCCGCATGGCGGTGGAAGACATCGGCCTTGCCGACCCCTCGGCGCAGACCCACTGCCTTCACGCCTGGGAAGTTTACGAGCGCCTCGGCTCGCCGGAGGGCGAGCTGGCGCTGGCCCAGGCGCTCACCTACATCGCGCTCGCGCCCAAATCCAACGCGGTCTACGTCGCCTACAAGGCCGCCCGCGCGTCAGCCAAGCAGACCGGCTCCGAGCCCCCGCCCAAGCACATCCTCAACGCGCCCACCAAGCTGATGAGCGAGCAGGGCTATGGCGACGGCTACCAGTATGACCATGACGCCGAAGACGGCTTTTCGGGGCAGAACTACTTCCCCGACACCATGAAACGCCCGGTCTGGTATCAGCCGGTCGAGCGCGGCTTCGAGCGTGAGCTGAAGAAACGGGTCGACTGGTTCGCCTCGCTCCGGGCAAAGCGGAACAAGGGGTAG
- a CDS encoding acyl-homoserine-lactone synthase: protein MQTTTLSFANLHNHGELFANLFRARRQSFIVQNNWDLPEAMGMEYDQYDTPASRWVAVHDGDEILAGIRLTPTTARCGIYSYMIRDAQRHLLDTIPADLLDYEAPIADNIWESSRVFVSHTTPMNVRRRVHAYLIMEMTRAARELGAAEVLGLIPANWPRWAGRCGLKAKAAGRVMDFDGHLNQVVSIDLRDNMH from the coding sequence ATGCAAACCACCACCCTCTCTTTCGCCAACCTTCACAACCACGGCGAGCTTTTTGCCAACCTCTTTCGCGCCCGGCGACAGAGCTTCATCGTCCAGAACAACTGGGATCTGCCCGAGGCCATGGGCATGGAGTACGACCAGTACGACACCCCGGCCTCGCGCTGGGTTGCGGTGCATGATGGCGACGAGATCCTCGCCGGTATCCGACTCACCCCCACCACGGCACGCTGCGGCATCTACAGCTACATGATCCGCGATGCGCAAAGGCATCTGCTCGATACCATCCCGGCCGATCTGCTCGATTACGAGGCGCCGATTGCCGACAACATCTGGGAATCGAGCCGCGTCTTCGTGAGCCACACCACCCCGATGAACGTGCGTCGCCGGGTCCATGCCTACCTGATCATGGAAATGACCCGCGCCGCGCGCGAACTTGGGGCCGCCGAGGTGCTTGGCCTGATTCCCGCCAACTGGCCCCGCTGGGCCGGGCGCTGCGGGCTCAAGGCCAAGGCCGCCGGGCGCGTGATGGACTTTGACGGGCATCTCAACCAGGTCGTCTCGATCGACCTGCGCGACAACATGCACTGA
- a CDS encoding autoinducer binding domain-containing protein, whose protein sequence is MSEKQRIDRELAALGKLAPAGFHAGLHIRFASPLVTFQTYNQAWTDHYTAQAYAMRDPMIAWGFSTEGETRWSELELPDPFGILDEAAEFGLKYGVQVSCGPISSRTIAGAARADREFEADEIAAIGDIIRRLHDLTEPPESLTQAQIDALRLIAAGDRHTAAAAKLKISESALKARLTAARERLRARTTAEALQRAKEYRLL, encoded by the coding sequence ATGTCTGAAAAACAAAGGATAGACAGGGAGCTCGCGGCCCTCGGCAAGCTGGCCCCGGCGGGATTTCACGCCGGGTTGCACATCCGTTTTGCCTCACCGCTGGTGACCTTTCAAACCTACAATCAGGCATGGACGGATCATTACACAGCGCAGGCCTATGCCATGCGCGACCCGATGATCGCCTGGGGGTTTTCCACAGAAGGGGAAACGCGGTGGAGCGAATTGGAACTGCCGGACCCGTTCGGCATTCTCGATGAAGCCGCGGAGTTTGGCCTGAAGTATGGGGTGCAGGTGTCTTGTGGTCCCATCTCTTCACGCACGATTGCAGGGGCAGCGCGAGCAGACCGCGAATTTGAAGCAGATGAGATCGCCGCGATTGGCGATATCATCCGCAGGCTGCACGACCTGACAGAGCCTCCGGAGAGTCTGACCCAGGCACAGATAGATGCTCTGCGCCTGATTGCAGCAGGGGATCGTCACACTGCTGCAGCTGCCAAACTCAAGATTTCCGAAAGCGCACTCAAGGCGCGCCTCACCGCCGCACGGGAAAGGCTCCGAGCCCGAACCACGGCCGAGGCGCTCCAGCGGGCCAAGGAATACAGACTGCTCTAG
- the rplQ gene encoding 50S ribosomal protein L17, with protein MRHARGYRRLNRTHEHRKALFANMAGSLIEHEQIKTTLPKAKELKRIMEKLITLGKRQGDLHARRQAASRLKQDAYVAKLFEVLGPRYAERNGGYTRVLKAGFRYGDMAPMAIIELVDRDPAAKGAADKARLEAEEAAAE; from the coding sequence ATGCGTCACGCCCGCGGATACCGCCGCCTGAATCGCACCCATGAGCACCGCAAGGCGCTCTTTGCCAACATGGCCGGCTCGCTGATCGAGCATGAGCAGATCAAGACGACCCTGCCCAAGGCCAAGGAACTCAAGCGCATCATGGAGAAGCTCATCACCCTCGGCAAACGCCAGGGCGATCTGCATGCCCGCCGTCAGGCCGCTTCGCGCCTGAAGCAGGATGCCTACGTCGCCAAGCTGTTCGAAGTGCTCGGCCCGCGCTACGCCGAGCGCAACGGTGGCTACACCCGCGTGCTGAAAGCCGGCTTCCGCTACGGTGACATGGCCCCCATGGCCATCATCGAGCTGGTCGACCGCGACCCCGCCGCCAAGGGTGCCGCCGACAAGGCCCGCCTCGAGGCCGAGGAAGCCGCTGCCGAGTAA
- a CDS encoding DNA-directed RNA polymerase subunit alpha has product MIHKNWQELIKPTQLDVKPGNDPARQATVVAEPLERGFGLTLGNALRRVLLSSLQGAAITSVQIDNVLHEFSSIAGVREDVTDVVLNLKGVAIRMDVDGPKRVSISAKGPGVVTAGDISESAGIEVLNKDHVICHLDEGADLYVELTVNTGKGYVAADKNRPEDAPIGLIPIDAIYSPVKKVSYDVQPTREGQVLDYDKLTLKLETDGSVTPDDAVAYAARILQDQLSIFVNFDEPESATRQDEDDGLEFNPLLLKKVDELELSVRSANCLKNDNIVYIGDLIQKTEAEMLRTPNFGRKSLNEIKEVLSGMGLHLGMDVEEWPPENIEDLAKKFEDQF; this is encoded by the coding sequence ATGATCCACAAAAACTGGCAGGAACTGATCAAACCGACGCAGCTTGACGTGAAGCCGGGCAATGACCCGGCGCGTCAGGCGACCGTTGTTGCGGAGCCGCTGGAGCGGGGCTTTGGCCTCACCCTCGGCAACGCGCTGCGCCGGGTGCTTCTCAGCTCTCTGCAGGGCGCGGCCATCACCAGCGTCCAGATTGACAACGTGCTGCACGAGTTCTCCTCGATCGCAGGCGTCCGCGAAGACGTGACCGACGTGGTGCTCAACCTCAAGGGCGTGGCCATCCGCATGGATGTCGACGGTCCCAAGCGCGTTTCGATCTCGGCCAAGGGCCCGGGCGTCGTCACCGCGGGTGACATCTCGGAAAGCGCCGGCATCGAGGTGCTGAACAAGGATCACGTGATCTGCCACCTCGACGAGGGCGCCGATCTCTACGTCGAGCTGACGGTCAACACCGGCAAGGGCTACGTGGCGGCCGACAAGAACCGCCCCGAAGATGCCCCCATCGGCCTGATCCCGATCGACGCGATCTACTCGCCGGTCAAGAAGGTCTCCTACGACGTGCAGCCGACCCGCGAGGGCCAGGTGCTCGACTACGACAAGCTGACCCTCAAGCTCGAAACCGACGGTTCGGTCACGCCGGATGATGCCGTGGCCTATGCCGCCCGCATCCTGCAGGACCAGCTCTCGATCTTCGTGAACTTCGACGAGCCGGAGTCGGCCACCCGTCAGGACGAGGACGACGGCCTCGAGTTCAACCCGCTTCTGCTGAAGAAGGTGGACGAGCTGGAACTGTCGGTGCGTTCGGCCAACTGCCTGAAGAACGACAACATCGTCTACATCGGCGACCTGATCCAGAAGACCGAAGCCGAGATGCTCCGCACCCCGAACTTCGGCCGCAAGTCGCTGAACGAGATCAAGGAAGTGCTTTCGGGCATGGGCCTGCACCTCGGCATGGATGTCGAAGAGTGGCCGCCGGAGAACATCGAAGACCTGGCCAAGAAGTTCGAGGATCAATTCTAG
- the rpsK gene encoding 30S ribosomal protein S11 codes for MARDTKRTKKKVSKNIAAGVAHVNSSFNNTKILISDVQGNAIAWSSAGTMGFKGSRKSTPYAAQMAAEDAGKKAQDHGVKTLEVEVQGPGSGRESALRALAAVGFNITSIRDVTPIAHNGCRPPKRRRV; via the coding sequence ATGGCACGCGACACCAAGCGCACCAAGAAGAAGGTCTCCAAGAACATCGCCGCCGGCGTTGCTCACGTGAACTCTTCGTTCAACAACACCAAGATCCTGATCTCCGACGTGCAGGGCAATGCGATCGCATGGTCGTCCGCCGGCACGATGGGCTTCAAGGGCTCCCGGAAGTCCACACCCTACGCCGCCCAGATGGCTGCAGAGGATGCGGGCAAGAAAGCACAGGACCACGGCGTGAAAACGCTCGAAGTCGAAGTGCAGGGCCCTGGCTCGGGCCGCGAGTCGGCGCTGCGTGCGCTGGCCGCCGTGGGTTTCAACATCACCTCGATCCGTGATGTGACCCCGATCGCCCACAACGGCTGCCGCCCTCCGAAGCGTCGCCGGGTCTGA
- the rpsM gene encoding 30S ribosomal protein S13 has product MARIAGVNIPTAKRVPIALTYIHGIGDDSARKICEAVGIDLTRRVNELSDAEVLAVREHIDANYTVEGDLRRDVQMNIKRLMDLGCYRGLRHRRNLPVRGQRTHTNARTRKGPAKAIAGKKK; this is encoded by the coding sequence TTGGCCCGTATCGCTGGGGTGAACATCCCGACCGCAAAGCGCGTTCCGATCGCGCTCACCTATATCCACGGCATCGGCGACGACAGCGCCCGCAAGATCTGCGAAGCCGTCGGCATCGACCTGACCCGCCGCGTCAACGAACTCTCCGACGCCGAAGTGCTCGCCGTCCGTGAGCACATCGACGCCAACTACACCGTCGAGGGCGACCTGCGCCGCGACGTGCAGATGAACATCAAGCGCCTGATGGACCTGGGCTGCTACCGTGGCCTGCGCCACCGTCGCAACCTGCCGGTTCGCGGCCAGCGCACCCACACCAACGCTCGCACCCGCAAAGGCCCCGCAAAGGCCATTGCCGGCAAGAAGAAATAA
- a CDS encoding adenylate kinase, whose product MNIILLGPPGAGKGTQAKILVESEGMVQLSTGDMLRAARTSGTEMGKRVAEVMDRGDLVTDEIVIGLIREQLEADPTRGYIFDGFPRTLKQADALGELLAEMGQKLDMALELRVNDEALVERILNRAREAVAAGGEARADDNEESLKTRLLAYYKMTSPLVGYYYAKELYARTDGLAPIEEVSKGVREKLGLA is encoded by the coding sequence ATGAACATCATACTTCTCGGACCGCCAGGCGCGGGTAAGGGCACACAGGCCAAGATTCTCGTCGAGAGCGAGGGCATGGTGCAGCTTTCCACGGGCGACATGCTCCGTGCTGCCCGGACATCGGGCACCGAAATGGGCAAGCGCGTGGCCGAGGTGATGGACCGCGGTGACCTCGTCACCGATGAGATCGTGATCGGCCTGATCCGCGAGCAACTCGAAGCAGACCCGACCCGCGGCTATATCTTCGACGGTTTCCCGCGCACCCTGAAGCAGGCCGACGCGCTGGGCGAACTGCTCGCCGAGATGGGCCAGAAGCTCGACATGGCGCTCGAGCTGCGGGTGAACGACGAGGCGCTCGTCGAGCGCATCCTCAACCGCGCCAGGGAAGCGGTCGCCGCCGGCGGCGAAGCCCGCGCCGACGACAACGAGGAAAGCCTGAAGACCCGCCTGCTCGCCTACTACAAGATGACCTCGCCGCTGGTGGGCTACTACTACGCCAAGGAACTCTACGCCCGCACCGACGGCCTCGCGCCGATCGAAGAGGTGTCGAAGGGCGTGCGCGAGAAGCTCGGGCTGGCGTGA